Within the Natranaeroarchaeum sulfidigenes genome, the region TCACTTTCGACGATTGGTTGACATGGTGCGTGCCAGTTGCCTCCCACAAAGGTTATCATGCGGGCCTGATAGGTAACCTGCATGTTCAGTGCGATCTCCCCTGCCGCGGCACCACTAATCGTCGACGCAATGCCCTCGGACCCGCTCGCACAGGCGCTGGTGGGCATCGTGCTCCTCGCACTCGTCACGATCGTCGGCCGGTTCCTGCTCAGCCTCGCCTGGAAACTGCTCATGTTCGCCGCAGTCGGCGTCGCCATCCTCTACGGACTGACGCTCGTCGGCATCTAGAGGCCGTCGAGGAAGTTCTCGATCAGATCGTGGCCGACCCCGGTCAGGACGCTTTCGGGATGGAACTGGACGCATTCGATCGGGTACTCGCGGTGTCTGATTCCCATCACTAGCTCTTCGCCAGCGTGCTCTGCGCTTGCCGTCACCTCGAAACAGTCCGGCACCGCTGTCGCAACCAGCGAGTGGTACCGACCGCCACGAAAGCCCTGATCGAGCCCGTCGAAGACGCCCGAGCCGTCGTGCTCGATCGACGATGCCTTGCCGTGGATCGGTGAGGGCGCACGGCCGACCGTCCCGCCGTACTCGTAGACCGCTGCTTCGAGGCCGAGACAGACGCCAAGCGTCGGTACCTCGGGACTGACTTCCCGGAGCACGTCCATCGTGACGCCGACATCCCTGTCGTGTTTCGGGTGCCCCGGCCCGGGACTGATGATGATCGCATCGGGCTCTACGGCCCGAACGTCTTCGAGGGACGCCGTGTTCCGCAGGACGGCGGTCTCGGCGTACTCGCTGACGTACTCGACCAGGTTGTAGGTAAACGAGTCGAAGTTATCGATGAAGAGAACCGTCGGTCGATCCTCGTCGTCGGTCGCCGCGGCCGACTCCGCCGTTCCGCTCATCGGCTCACCTCCGAAGCCGGGGTGGGTGCCTCGATCTTCTCGATTGCCGCCAGAACGCCCCCCATCTTCTTCTCGGTTTCCTCGTACTCCGCCTCGGGCTGACTGTCGGCGACCAGCCCCGCTCCGGCCTGCACGGTTATCCGGTCTTCCTCGCCGTGTTCGATCGTCGCTGTCCGGATGACGATCGCCATGTCGGCGTCGCCGGTCCACGAGAAGTAGCCGACACCGCCGCCGTAGATCCCCCTCGGTTCGCGTTCGAGATCGTCGATGATCTCCATCGCGCGGATCTTCGGCGCGCCCGAGAGCGTTCCGGCAGGGAACGAGGCACGAGTGGCGTCGAAGGCATCCGAGTCGTCCGCAAGCGTCCCCGTGACCGTACTCTCGATGTGCTGGACGTGTGAGTATTTGAGGACGTTCATGAACTCGTCAACCCGAACCGAGCCGGGTTCACTCACCCGCCGAACGTCGTTGCGCGCGAGGTCGACCAGCATCGTGTGTTCGGCCCGCTCTTTGTCGTCTGCGAGCATTTCGCCCGCCAGTCGGCGGTCCTCGACCGGGCTCTCGCCACGGTCGCAGGTCCCTGCGATCGGGTTCGACGTCACGGTTTCGCCCTCGACCGAAACGAGCGTCTCGGGGCTCGCACCAACGATGGTCAGATCGTCGTAGCCGAGCAGGTACATGTACGGCGAGGGGTTGATCTCGCGCAGGGCGCGGTAGAACCCGAGCGGATCGACGTCACCGTAGAGCTCGCGTTTTCGAGAGACGACGGCCTGATAGACGTCACCATCGAGGACGTGTTCTTTCGCCGCGCGTACCGCGTCCTCGTACTCCTCTTGCGGCCCGGCGACCTCACGGTCACGGACGAACGGTCCACAGGCCGGGGCTGTCGCGTCGGCGAGCAGTGCTTCGACGCGCTCGGCTTCCGCCACGAGGTCG harbors:
- the trpG gene encoding anthranilate synthase component II, whose product is MSGTAESAAATDDEDRPTVLFIDNFDSFTYNLVEYVSEYAETAVLRNTASLEDVRAVEPDAIIISPGPGHPKHDRDVGVTMDVLREVSPEVPTLGVCLGLEAAVYEYGGTVGRAPSPIHGKASSIEHDGSGVFDGLDQGFRGGRYHSLVATAVPDCFEVTASAEHAGEELVMGIRHREYPIECVQFHPESVLTGVGHDLIENFLDGL
- the trpE gene encoding anthranilate synthase component I, which gives rise to MTQLTPSREAFSQHVADAAGDETDAVVVRTAIDLDVDVSPLAAYAALTGRTTDVPAADYAFLLESAQKTASSDPDGAFRPASATADRHARYSFVGYDPAAVVTVDPKETTVEVLGDERYADLIDPVGEDTTDTLRSALPDAALTGFENGDRRQLDGGLVGFLAYDAVYDLWLDDVGVERPDSRFPDAQFVLNTKTLVFDEVAGTLSLVFTPVVRADDDPDAIYDDLVAEAERVEALLADATAPACGPFVRDREVAGPQEEYEDAVRAAKEHVLDGDVYQAVVSRKRELYGDVDPLGFYRALREINPSPYMYLLGYDDLTIVGASPETLVSVEGETVTSNPIAGTCDRGESPVEDRRLAGEMLADDKERAEHTMLVDLARNDVRRVSEPGSVRVDEFMNVLKYSHVQHIESTVTGTLADDSDAFDATRASFPAGTLSGAPKIRAMEIIDDLEREPRGIYGGGVGYFSWTGDADMAIVIRTATIEHGEEDRITVQAGAGLVADSQPEAEYEETEKKMGGVLAAIEKIEAPTPASEVSR